A window of the Brassica napus cultivar Da-Ae chromosome C5, Da-Ae, whole genome shotgun sequence genome harbors these coding sequences:
- the LOC106439810 gene encoding protein IQ-DOMAIN 5 isoform X1: protein MGASGRWIKALVGFTKSDKSKSKKKDDNVKTATKSRSGRNHSVDFDAEKFQLGFEDSNTHSSMLDNGVSTSTSYGAANEEQRKEHMAATRIQTAFRGFLARRALRALKGLVRLQALVRGHAVRKQAAVTLRCMQALVRVQARVRARRVRLALESETGPQILQQQLADEARVREIEEGWCYSIGSVEQIQAKILKRQEAAAKRERAMAYALTHQWQAGTRQLSAHSGFQPDKNNWGWNWLERWMAVRPWENRYLDSNLRDDAILAENNMEQSENVVHKTQMKIASKIPNTSNLASGVSSQKVTGPSLSDGNSSSPGISSSMPVPVVSKDRSKLAKDDLAVEVVNSRPGAGPRSHSNPKERSRAPDKASKERLSLPNSGKSLGPQSAKAKSSQNQKRRNPDPIKQRLA, encoded by the exons ATGGGTGCTTCTGGGAGATGGATTAAAGCATTGGTTGGTTTCACCAAGTCTGATAAGTCAAAGTCTAAAAAGAAGGATGATAAT GTGAAGACTGCAACCAAGAGCCGGTCTGGGAGAAACCATTCTGTTGATTTTGATGCTGAAAAGTTTCAACTTGGATTTGAAGATTCCAATACGCATAGCAGCATGTTAGATAATGGGGTCTCCACTTCAACTTCTTATGGTGCTGCTAATGAAGAACAAAGGAAGGAGCATATGGCTGCAACTCGGATTCAAACAGCTTTTCGAGGATTCCTG GCTAGAAGGGCTTTACGAGCATTGAAGGGATTGGTTAGACTTCAGGCCCTTGTTAGAGGACACGCGGTGAGAAAGCAAGCTGCTGTAACGCTTCGATGCATGCAAGCGTTAGTAAGAGTTCAGGCTCGTGTTCGCGCAAGACGTGTTCGTCTCGCCTTGGAAAGTGAAACGGGTCCGCAGATTCTTCAGCAACAGCTTGCAGATGAAGCCAGGGTTCGAGAAATAGAG GAAGGTTGGTGTTATAGCATTGGTTCTGTTGAACAAATCCAAGCCAAGATACTAAAGAGGCAGGAAGCTGCAGCTAAGCGTGAGAGGGCTATGGCATACGCTTTGACTCACCAG TGGCAAGCAGGAACTCGGCAGTTATCTGCGCACAGTGGTTTTCAGCCTGACAAAAACAACTGGGGATGGAACTGGCTAGAAAGATGGATGGCTGTTCGTCCATGGGAGAATCGGTATCTTGACAGCAACCTCAGGGACGATGCCATATTAGCTGAAAACAATATGGAGCAGTCTGAGAATGTTGTGCATAAAACTCAGATGAAGATTGCAAGCAAGATTCCAAACACTTCAAATCTTGCGTCCGGTGTTTCAAGTCAGAAGGTAACCGGGCCATCTCTGTCAGATGGTAATTCGTCTTCACCTGGAATATCTTCAAGCATGCCGGTGCCAGTGGTGTCCAAGGATAGGTCAAAGCTCGCTAAAGACGATCTTGCTGTAGAAGTTGTTAACTCAAGACCTGGTGCTGGTCCAAGATCACACAGCAATCCAAAAGAAAGATCAAGAGCGCCAGATAAAGCTTCTAAGGAGCGGTTATCTCTGCCAAACAGTG GAAAATCCTTGGGACCTCAGTCAGCTAAAGCCAAATCTTCCCAAAACCAGAAAAGACGCAACCCCGATCCAATAAAACAGAGGCTTGCATAG
- the LOC106427503 gene encoding ribosomal RNA large subunit methyltransferase I-like, producing MAMVAVGVLHHHILSASSRIVCLSSCSRPPLSVSSGVAKVVLKKGKTQLFKDGSPMVYSGAVDRIIGKPPPQTGDVVIVADGTENPIGWGLYNSVSMFCVRLMQLQHESTRDPSCALNIEKLLQTRITQAVQLRNSLGLPAENNTNAYRLVNSEGDRLSGLIVDVFGDIAVVASSAAWLEKYRSHVEACLRSSIHGINHINWRPSLDVLKEDGFDISSLKQTQTSSSAPPLPERSMVVENGISYAISLEGQKTGFYTDQRENRRFISTISAGKRVLDLCCYSGGFALNAARGGATTVLGIDSSLPALELARENVILNRMDPGNVVFFKQDSTEFMKGALSREETWDIVILDPPKLAPRKKVLHNAAGMYRSLNSLAMRLTSSGGLLMTCSCSGAMTQSGKFLGILQSAAAMAGRKITVVREAGAASDHPLDPSYPQGQYLSNILLRVL from the exons ATGGCAATGGTGGCCGTGGGTGTGCTCCACCACCACATCCTCTCTGCGTCTTCTCGAATTGTTTGTTTATCTTCTTGTTCTCGCCCTCCCCTCTCAGTCTCGTCAGGTGTAGCTAAGGTGGTTCTTAAAAAGGGAAAGACGCAGCTCTTCAAAGACGGAAGTCCGATGGTGTACAGTGGAGCCGTGGACAGGATCATCGGAAAGCCGCCTCCGCAGACCGGAGATGTTGTCATTGTCGCCGATGGCACAGAGAATCCCATTGGCTGGGGTTTGTATAACTCCGTCTCAATGTTCTGTGTTCGCCTTATGCAGCTCCAACACGAATCCACCAG AGATCCTTCTTGTGCACTCAACATTGAGAAGCTTCTCCAAACTAGAATCACTCAAGCAGTTCAGTTGCGGAATAGTTTGGGACTCCCCGCGGAAAATAATACTAATGCTTATCGTCTTGTCAACAGCGAGGGAGATAG ATTGTCTGGATTGATTGTGGATGTGTTTGGAGATATAGCTGTGGTTGCGTCCTCCGCTGCTTGGCTTGAAAAGTACAGGAGTCATGTGGAGGCTTGTTTGAGATCATCAATCCACGGAATCAATCACATCAACTGGAGACCCTCTcttgatgttctcaaagaagaCGGCTTTGATATCTCATCTTTGAAACAAACACAAACATCATCATCTGCCCCTCCTCTCCCCGAGAGATCAATG GTCGTGGAAAATGGTATCTCTTACGCAATCTCGCTAGAGGGACAGAAGACAGGCTTCTACACTGATCAACGCGAAAACCGCCGCTTCATATCCACCATCTCCGCCGGCAAAAGAGTTCTTGATCTGTGCTGCTATAGTGGTGGATTCGCACTTAATGCCGCCAGAGGAGGTGCCACCACCGTCCTCGGTATTGATTCATCTTTGCCTGCTTTGGAGCTCGCCAGAGAGAATGTCATCCTCAACCGTATGGATCCAGGGAACGTTGTTTTCTTCAAACAAGATTCTACAGAGTTCATGAAGGGCGCTCTGTCAAGGGAAGAGACATGGGACATTGTCATCCTAGACCCTCCTAAGCTTGCTCCAAGGAAAAAG GTTTTACATAACGCGGCAGGAATGTACAGAAGTCTCAACTCGCTGGCGATGAGATTGACAAGCAGTGGAGGTTTGTTGATGACATGCTCATGTTCAGGTGCCATGACACAGAGCGGGAAGTTCTTGGGCATTCTTCAGAGCGCTGCAGCTATGGCGGGGAGGAAGATCACTGTGGTTAGGGAGGCAGGAGCTGCTTCTGATCATCCTCTCGACCCATCCTACCCTCAAGGCCAGTACCTCTCCAATATTCTGCTTCGGGTACTCTGA
- the LOC106439809 gene encoding gamma-aminobutyrate transaminase POP2, mitochondrial isoform X2, giving the protein MAVVNSLRRLARTTQVTLQSRYAVSSQYMPGSRIFTTEASPEKLGSKGHDMLAPFTAGWQSADLDPLIIAKSEGSYVYDDHGKKYLDSLAGLWCTALGGNEPRLVSAAVGQLNTLPFYHSFWNRTTKPSLDLAKDLLEMFTAKKMAKAFFTNSGSEANDTQVKLVWYYNNALGRPEKKKFIARKKSYHGSTLISASLSGLPALHQNFDLPAPFVLHTDCPHYWRFHLPGETEEEFSTRLAKNLEDLIIKEGPETIGAFIAEPVMGAGGVIPPPATYFEKIQAVVKKYDILFIADEVICAFGRLGTMFGCDKYNIKPDLVSLAKALSSAYMPIGAILMSQEVADVIYSQSNKLGAFSHGFTYSGHPVSCAVAIEALKIYKERNIPEHVAKVSPRFQDGLKAFAKSSPIIGEIRGTGLILGTEFTDNKSPNEPFPPEWGVGAYFGAECQKRGMLVRVAGDGIMMSPPLIISPEEIDELIDIYGKALKATEERVKELKAQQKK; this is encoded by the exons ATGGCAGTGGTCAACAGCCTCCGACGATTGGCGCGCACTACCCAG GTTACTTTGCAGAGCAGGTATGCTGTTTCTTCGCAATACATGCCTGGCTCGAGAATCTTCACTACAGAAGCATCACCAGAGAAGCTTGG GTCTAAAGGGCATGATATGCTAGCACCTTTTACAGCTGGGTGGCAGAGTGCTGATTTAGATCCTTTGATCATTGCCAAATCCGAG GGAAGCTATGTGTATGATGACCATGGCAAGAAGTATCTTGACTCTCTCGCTGGTCTATGGTGTACAGCCTTAG GAGGAAATGAGCCACGGCTTGTTTCTGCTGCTGTAGGGCAGTTGAACACCTTGCCCTTTTATCACTCCTTTTGGAACCGTACTACTAAGCCATCTCTG GATCTTGCTAAGGATCTTTTAGAGATGTTCACAGCCAAGAAAATGGCCAAAGCATTTTTTACAAACAGTGGATCAGAGGCCAATGATACACAG GTCAAGCTGGTTTGGTATTACAATAATGCACTTGGGAGGCCTGAGAAGAAAAAGTTTATCGCGAGAAAGAAATC GTACCATGGCTCCACTTTAATATCAGCAAGTTTGTCCGG TCTCCCAGCGCTGCATCAAAACTTTGATTTACCTGCACCGTTTGTGCTGCACACAGATTGCCCTCATTACTGGCGTTTTCATCTTCCAG GGGAAACGGAAGAGGAGTTCTCAACCAGATTAGCCAAGAATTTAGAGGATCTTATCATTAAAGAGGGACCAGAAACT ATTGGTGCTTTTATCGCTGAACCAGTAATGGGTGCTGGCGGTGTGATACCTCCACCTGCTACATACTTTGAAAAG ATTCAAGCTGTTGTTAAGAAGTATGACATCCTGTTCATTGCTGATGAG GTGATTTGTGCATTTGGAAGGCTGGGGACAATGTTTGGATGTGACAAATACAACATCAAGCCAGATCTTGTGTCCTTAGCCAAG GCACTATCTTCAGCTTATATGCCGATTGGAGCCATTCTTATGAGTCAAGAAGTAGCAGATGTCATATATTCTCAAAGCAACAAGCTAG GTGCTTTCTCGCATGGATTTACTTACTCTGGTCATCCAGTTTCGTGTGCTGTAGCAATTGAAGCTTTAAAGATATACAA GGAGAGGAACATACCAGAACATGTCGCCAAAGTTTCCCCAAGGTTTCAAGATGGTCTTAAAGCTTTTGCCAAGAGCAGTCCTATTATTGGAGAG ATAAGAGGAACGGGTTTGATTCTGGGAACTGAGTTTACAGACAACAAATCTCCAAACGAACCATTTCCACCAGAATGGG GTGTTGGCGCATACTTTGGAGCTGAATGCCAGAAACGCGGTATGTTAGTCCGTGTTGCAGGTGATGGCATAATGATGTCTCCACCGCTTATTATCTCACCTGAAGAGATCGATGAG TTAATTGATATCTACGGGAAAGCATTGAAAGCTACGGAAGAGAGGGTAAAAGAACTCAAGGCTCAGCAaaagaagtga
- the LOC106439809 gene encoding gamma-aminobutyrate transaminase POP2, mitochondrial isoform X1, which translates to MAVVNSLRRLARTTQVTLQSRYAVSSQYMPGSRIFTTEASPEKLGSKGHDMLAPFTAGWQSADLDPLIIAKSEGSYVYDDHGKKYLDSLAGLWCTALGGNEPRLVSAAVGQLNTLPFYHSFWNRTTKPSLDLAKDLLEMFTAKKMAKAFFTNSGSEANDTQVKLVWYYNNALGRPEKKKFIARKKSAYSRYHGSTLISASLSGLPALHQNFDLPAPFVLHTDCPHYWRFHLPGETEEEFSTRLAKNLEDLIIKEGPETIGAFIAEPVMGAGGVIPPPATYFEKIQAVVKKYDILFIADEVICAFGRLGTMFGCDKYNIKPDLVSLAKALSSAYMPIGAILMSQEVADVIYSQSNKLGAFSHGFTYSGHPVSCAVAIEALKIYKERNIPEHVAKVSPRFQDGLKAFAKSSPIIGEIRGTGLILGTEFTDNKSPNEPFPPEWGVGAYFGAECQKRGMLVRVAGDGIMMSPPLIISPEEIDELIDIYGKALKATEERVKELKAQQKK; encoded by the exons ATGGCAGTGGTCAACAGCCTCCGACGATTGGCGCGCACTACCCAG GTTACTTTGCAGAGCAGGTATGCTGTTTCTTCGCAATACATGCCTGGCTCGAGAATCTTCACTACAGAAGCATCACCAGAGAAGCTTGG GTCTAAAGGGCATGATATGCTAGCACCTTTTACAGCTGGGTGGCAGAGTGCTGATTTAGATCCTTTGATCATTGCCAAATCCGAG GGAAGCTATGTGTATGATGACCATGGCAAGAAGTATCTTGACTCTCTCGCTGGTCTATGGTGTACAGCCTTAG GAGGAAATGAGCCACGGCTTGTTTCTGCTGCTGTAGGGCAGTTGAACACCTTGCCCTTTTATCACTCCTTTTGGAACCGTACTACTAAGCCATCTCTG GATCTTGCTAAGGATCTTTTAGAGATGTTCACAGCCAAGAAAATGGCCAAAGCATTTTTTACAAACAGTGGATCAGAGGCCAATGATACACAG GTCAAGCTGGTTTGGTATTACAATAATGCACTTGGGAGGCCTGAGAAGAAAAAGTTTATCGCGAGAAAGAAATC TGCTTATTCCAGGTACCATGGCTCCACTTTAATATCAGCAAGTTTGTCCGG TCTCCCAGCGCTGCATCAAAACTTTGATTTACCTGCACCGTTTGTGCTGCACACAGATTGCCCTCATTACTGGCGTTTTCATCTTCCAG GGGAAACGGAAGAGGAGTTCTCAACCAGATTAGCCAAGAATTTAGAGGATCTTATCATTAAAGAGGGACCAGAAACT ATTGGTGCTTTTATCGCTGAACCAGTAATGGGTGCTGGCGGTGTGATACCTCCACCTGCTACATACTTTGAAAAG ATTCAAGCTGTTGTTAAGAAGTATGACATCCTGTTCATTGCTGATGAG GTGATTTGTGCATTTGGAAGGCTGGGGACAATGTTTGGATGTGACAAATACAACATCAAGCCAGATCTTGTGTCCTTAGCCAAG GCACTATCTTCAGCTTATATGCCGATTGGAGCCATTCTTATGAGTCAAGAAGTAGCAGATGTCATATATTCTCAAAGCAACAAGCTAG GTGCTTTCTCGCATGGATTTACTTACTCTGGTCATCCAGTTTCGTGTGCTGTAGCAATTGAAGCTTTAAAGATATACAA GGAGAGGAACATACCAGAACATGTCGCCAAAGTTTCCCCAAGGTTTCAAGATGGTCTTAAAGCTTTTGCCAAGAGCAGTCCTATTATTGGAGAG ATAAGAGGAACGGGTTTGATTCTGGGAACTGAGTTTACAGACAACAAATCTCCAAACGAACCATTTCCACCAGAATGGG GTGTTGGCGCATACTTTGGAGCTGAATGCCAGAAACGCGGTATGTTAGTCCGTGTTGCAGGTGATGGCATAATGATGTCTCCACCGCTTATTATCTCACCTGAAGAGATCGATGAG TTAATTGATATCTACGGGAAAGCATTGAAAGCTACGGAAGAGAGGGTAAAAGAACTCAAGGCTCAGCAaaagaagtga
- the LOC106439810 gene encoding protein IQ-DOMAIN 5 isoform X2, with protein MGASGRWIKALVGFTKSDKSKSKKKDDNTATKSRSGRNHSVDFDAEKFQLGFEDSNTHSSMLDNGVSTSTSYGAANEEQRKEHMAATRIQTAFRGFLARRALRALKGLVRLQALVRGHAVRKQAAVTLRCMQALVRVQARVRARRVRLALESETGPQILQQQLADEARVREIEEGWCYSIGSVEQIQAKILKRQEAAAKRERAMAYALTHQWQAGTRQLSAHSGFQPDKNNWGWNWLERWMAVRPWENRYLDSNLRDDAILAENNMEQSENVVHKTQMKIASKIPNTSNLASGVSSQKVTGPSLSDGNSSSPGISSSMPVPVVSKDRSKLAKDDLAVEVVNSRPGAGPRSHSNPKERSRAPDKASKERLSLPNSGKSLGPQSAKAKSSQNQKRRNPDPIKQRLA; from the exons ATGGGTGCTTCTGGGAGATGGATTAAAGCATTGGTTGGTTTCACCAAGTCTGATAAGTCAAAGTCTAAAAAGAAGGATGATAAT ACTGCAACCAAGAGCCGGTCTGGGAGAAACCATTCTGTTGATTTTGATGCTGAAAAGTTTCAACTTGGATTTGAAGATTCCAATACGCATAGCAGCATGTTAGATAATGGGGTCTCCACTTCAACTTCTTATGGTGCTGCTAATGAAGAACAAAGGAAGGAGCATATGGCTGCAACTCGGATTCAAACAGCTTTTCGAGGATTCCTG GCTAGAAGGGCTTTACGAGCATTGAAGGGATTGGTTAGACTTCAGGCCCTTGTTAGAGGACACGCGGTGAGAAAGCAAGCTGCTGTAACGCTTCGATGCATGCAAGCGTTAGTAAGAGTTCAGGCTCGTGTTCGCGCAAGACGTGTTCGTCTCGCCTTGGAAAGTGAAACGGGTCCGCAGATTCTTCAGCAACAGCTTGCAGATGAAGCCAGGGTTCGAGAAATAGAG GAAGGTTGGTGTTATAGCATTGGTTCTGTTGAACAAATCCAAGCCAAGATACTAAAGAGGCAGGAAGCTGCAGCTAAGCGTGAGAGGGCTATGGCATACGCTTTGACTCACCAG TGGCAAGCAGGAACTCGGCAGTTATCTGCGCACAGTGGTTTTCAGCCTGACAAAAACAACTGGGGATGGAACTGGCTAGAAAGATGGATGGCTGTTCGTCCATGGGAGAATCGGTATCTTGACAGCAACCTCAGGGACGATGCCATATTAGCTGAAAACAATATGGAGCAGTCTGAGAATGTTGTGCATAAAACTCAGATGAAGATTGCAAGCAAGATTCCAAACACTTCAAATCTTGCGTCCGGTGTTTCAAGTCAGAAGGTAACCGGGCCATCTCTGTCAGATGGTAATTCGTCTTCACCTGGAATATCTTCAAGCATGCCGGTGCCAGTGGTGTCCAAGGATAGGTCAAAGCTCGCTAAAGACGATCTTGCTGTAGAAGTTGTTAACTCAAGACCTGGTGCTGGTCCAAGATCACACAGCAATCCAAAAGAAAGATCAAGAGCGCCAGATAAAGCTTCTAAGGAGCGGTTATCTCTGCCAAACAGTG GAAAATCCTTGGGACCTCAGTCAGCTAAAGCCAAATCTTCCCAAAACCAGAAAAGACGCAACCCCGATCCAATAAAACAGAGGCTTGCATAG